CAGGAACAATAACCATACCGTATTCGGACATGGTTCCGTTTCCCGGGGGTAATTGAGGAGATTCAAACGGGAGAGATTCGTATAATGCGAGTGACTGTAAAATAGTCTCCTGATGCTGACACTCGTGCTGCAAAGCCATATCAAAGACGAAACCGTTATTCAACAATCTGTCGGTAGAGTTTAAATTCGTTTTTCGGAGGAATCCGGATACTTCGTTTCGTACCTTTTCCAAATATGCAAGAGACTCGGAAATGGAAGGCAAGTTAAGGCTGAGCCTCTTTTCCCTTGGAGTACGGATCGCATTGTAGTCAGCATCAAGATATTTCTCGCCATTGTCTCTACCACCGGCTTTTCGTAATATCCACAGCTCTTCGAACTTAGCCACGTGCGTCAAGTCCCATATGATGGGACCCATGAACGATGCCGGAGAATTAACAAGAAAATTTTCGGGAATCTTCCCGATTAGCTCGAGAGTATCTTTCCTTGCCTTTTCTAAATCCCTTTCTATCGAGTCAACGGTTCTTAAATCTAAACTCAAAATAGTTTCACAAAATTATTAGTTATTAATTAGGATAAAACTTGCGTAATCTGCATTAAATATGCAACCGCTTTATTTAGAGATTAAAAATTTCGGCGGCAGAGGAGGAGCGTTTAAGCAGGCATTTTAAGCCGTACCCATATCGGCATATGATCGCTGACCGTGTTGTGAAATCTCCTTATGAGGGCGTCTTTGTTTCTTTCTGACAGTTTATCGTACGACTTGTTAATTATAGCTTTAGCGAACAATTTCGTGAAATTAAATACGCCGTAATCCTCCAATGACCCCGGACGACCGAGCACATTCCTGTTCTCGGATTTCGGCATCCTCTTATCCACAGTAAAAAAACCTATCTGGTCATAGGTTTGACTGAGTTTCACATTACTTCTCAGGGTGAAACGCTCACCCGGTGACGGATACGGTGTGATGAACGGGAAATAGATGTCAACCTGATTTTTTCTTTTACCTGAACCAATACTTCTTGCGAGTTCTTTAATGTACTTATCTGTATCCAGCCTGTCGTCTTCAGTATCAAGGTCGAGGTTCAAATCTCCCATAAGCAGGAAATTAGGATAATATGCTCTGCCCGGTTTTTCAAGCCGTGAGCTGAGCCATTCAAGCAGAGCGCTAAATTCCTTCGCTCTTTGCTCCGGAGTACCGAAAACCAGGTGCGCTCCTACAGCCATTATTTCATAAGGGTTGGCTGATTTAACGCCGAGTTGAAAACTGACCAGGTACGGTGAACGGACAAACGTCAAAAAATCTGCAAAATGCAGTTTCGGCGCTGACGGAGGCTTGGGTCTTTTCCCTAATTTAGCCCAGACTTTTCCCCATTCGAAGTACTTCGCCCTTTTTTCTTCGTGCTCGGATATGAGATCGACTAATGCTCCAATGTAGTCTCCGGCTAAGTTTCGCAATTTTCTCAAAACCGGTCCCCTGTCGACGGAAATGTCACTCGCTATTTCGGTTCTTCTGACTCTGTTTCTCTTATATAAAAATGCCAGCCTCTCCTGTAATCCGGGTCCGCCGGGGATATCGCCGGTTATGTCGGAGAGAACCAGACCGTACCTTTCTTCGGGCTTGCTGATATCCTTGTTTATGAGGTCACGTAATTTTTTAATGCTTGAAAGGTCATCCATGACTTCCTGAACTGATATTAGATCAAACCTTTTTACTACTTTGGAAATAAAGAGGAAATGATCATTATCGCGTTTCTTTTCATCGATTTTACCGAATTTTCGGATATTCCACGATGCGATCAGAATCGACTTATCATCCCGTTCCGGCAGCCCGTATTCCGATTCGTTTCTATCCAACTCGGCATGTATCTTTCGCCATTCGTTCTTCGTAAATATTTTTGCCATTGTTACGCCCTATTTTTCATTATCTGCTGCTCTGAACTTCAATCTCTCTTTTGCTTCTAATTTATTTGCTGACCCGATTTACTCTTTTTCCCCACCGATTTCTTCGGAAGTTTGCTTAAGAAATTTTGCACCTTTAATGACTTTTTATTCTTTTCGGAAATATCGAGTCTGTCGATCAACCCTGAAGAAAGCTCTTCCAAATCAGGGGTTATGGATATCTGCTGTTGAACATTTTCGGCGAAATCGGAATAGTCCTTGAAATCATGATGTGCCTTCGCGGATGCTCTTAATTTCTCAATCGCC
This sequence is a window from Candidatus Neomarinimicrobiota bacterium. Protein-coding genes within it:
- a CDS encoding endonuclease/exonuclease/phosphatase — protein: MAKIFTKNEWRKIHAELDRNESEYGLPERDDKSILIASWNIRKFGKIDEKKRDNDHFLFISKVVKRFDLISVQEVMDDLSSIKKLRDLINKDISKPEERYGLVLSDITGDIPGGPGLQERLAFLYKRNRVRRTEIASDISVDRGPVLRKLRNLAGDYIGALVDLISEHEEKRAKYFEWGKVWAKLGKRPKPPSAPKLHFADFLTFVRSPYLVSFQLGVKSANPYEIMAVGAHLVFGTPEQRAKEFSALLEWLSSRLEKPGRAYYPNFLLMGDLNLDLDTEDDRLDTDKYIKELARSIGSGKRKNQVDIYFPFITPYPSPGERFTLRSNVKLSQTYDQIGFFTVDKRMPKSENRNVLGRPGSLEDYGVFNFTKLFAKAIINKSYDKLSERNKDALIRRFHNTVSDHMPIWVRLKMPA